Below is a window of Brassica napus cultivar Da-Ae chromosome A5, Da-Ae, whole genome shotgun sequence DNA.
attatatatagagagaacaatgatataagagtcttttgccacttaatgaagaatgtatttttgaaaatttctctttagtggtggtaacataaataaataccaaattgttagtatatttttaattgagGGTATTTTAAAAAAGTGGTACTTAACTTGTGATATTTTAGGCAATTTCTCTTAAAAAACCATTTTAAAGTCTATTAGAATATTTAcccataaatatttaataaataatgaaatttttatttttatttttgaaaagcaAAATTTCAATTTGAACTTCTTTTTCAACTTttctaagaaaataaattttaatttattctcaAAATTTCACTTTGAAATACGAAAATTCATTTTGAAAcaatttctaaaattaaaattttgttttaaaaagaaataattctAAATTCCACCCCCAAAACCTCATCCCCTCAAATCTAAAATCTAAGTATATATTAGTTAATCCaagaatataaatgttttttttttttttttgatgacaaaaaaaaatgtttttttaactcTTAAAGGaaatattttgttcattttgatTCTTGGTACTATATTtatgagaaaatatttttagtgcTATTCTAATAATATTCTCTTACATTtaacttttaataaataatcattataaaaattttgtaaTGTGAGTTTAATATGTATTGTATTggcttaaaattttaaatttttttatttaaaatatttttgtttctacaaaaaaagaattattcttTTTGGGTCTGAATGTTATGGACCCTGCTAGAACCACACTagagttaatatattttacatataccTAGGTAtctatatttttgttactattaagACTACATCGTACGTAGTACTTCTATAGGTTGTAGCTCGGTCAGTAGCGGTTTAATTTCGTTTAGTCAAGATGAGTGTGATGTTTGCTGGTTTGTTCTGTTTTGTGAATCGAGAGATTAATCTGATTGTGTGATGGGTTTCTCTATGGTTGTATACTCGTTTGAGGTGGTTCAGTGATGTTGCTATGGTCCTTCTGATGTTTCCTTGCTTGGTTTGAGATGCCTTTGTTAAACCTTATCTGGTTTCTGGTATGCGCTGGAAGTACTTAGCTGGTTCAGATGTGGGTTCTTCATTGTGTGGGTTTGGTTTGGCAATCTCTCAAGTAAGGCATCAGAGGTCTATTGGCTCTTCCTTCCTTCGAGTTGCACCATCTCACCATCAGTTCTTGGATGATTCATTGGAATTCTCGTAAGCCTTAAGTTTCTGTGGAATAGCTTCAGTATTGGCGAGTATTCAGAGTTTTCATCTGGTTTCCTTTGAAGATCCATTTGAATGTATTTGTGCTACAATATGGATGGACTGATGTAAGTTCTGGCTTGATGCTATGGGAACTTTCAGGATCCTCCACCTTTGTGTTTTGGCTCTTTGGATAGTAGTCTTTTTCAGGTCCTTTACATGTGTCTCTAAAGTTTCTCTGACCTGTTTCTATCATGTTTTGGAGATCGCGATGTGCTCTGTTCTTTGAACTGCGATCATCAAGGCTTTTGGCTTGTCTTGGATTTCTTTATCATTTGTTCTATGTAGTTGTTTAGTAGTTTCTTTTATGGCTCTAGAAAGATTTCGATCTTTGCCGGTTTCTGGTTACGAAAGGAAGGTGTTCTTTGCTAACTTAGGGCATGTTTGTTTCTCCATCTGGATGAGTCATCTGGATGAAAATGTGAGTTTTGTTTGTTCATGCACTAAAAGTACAATTCATTCAGATGGATCATCCAGATGACTTTTGaaaatttaggcttaattttaaagttcattcagctgaaccaatttggatcatttgaatggagatgattcattcaaaatggtataatgtctattataccCCTAATGtaaatttgtttactaaactcatttgaatggaaatgaaaataaataaacaaacataagatccatttagatgattcatctagatgagctatgtggatggacaaacaaacaatcacaaaaatctAAATGGATCATCTGGATAGATCGtacaaatgaatcatttggatggagatgtcaaatggtgaaacaaacaACCCCTTAGTTGTATCCGAGTGTTTTTCAcctgttttaatatatgtaattacaaaataaaacaaagaaaaaaaactaaagagtCAAAATGACaacaatatttattatattatgaaaaggaaagaaaaattaGGTGAAAATGGTAGTTGGTGGAGCCGATAGGCTTTtaatttagtttacaaaaagaaaaaaaaaaaaaaaacgagtcaAAACACCAAGTTGACTTAGGAAAAAAAGACACACATGAGCTTTACTAAGGGCAAGTTGGGGTTTTTGTATCCTGTTTTGATTTGGTTAGGTTACTCAGGTCTGGTTAGTTAAAACTCGAcagtaagagagagagagttggctTCAGATCTGAAAAGTGTTTCCTCTTCGGGCCATGGGATTCTCCGGCGTCGTTTCGTTTATCTCTTCTTTTACTTGGTGACTTTAGTTAGTTGATTATCTGAGAATACTATGTCACGCCCTTTCTTCCACAACCTTATCCTCTCATCCACTATCATCAACTAAAACCCGTCAGGTAATTGCTCTCCTCTTTCAAAGATTGAAGAATCTGGTGTTGGGTTGCTCGATTTAAGTATAAATTGAGTGGAGAAAGTGTCTTCCTTTTTCGTTGTTGTTTTGATAATAATATTGGGGGATCTTGAGTCTCTTTGTTTAGACTGCATCTAGTCTAAACAATGTATAGTTTTGTGTGTCAGATTTATTGAGAATATTTGGTGAAAAAGCTGAAATATTAAGACTCTTATGTTGTTGACTTTTGGTCTTAGTCTTGTTACGCATaattgaaacacaaaaaaaaaacatgtatagtgaggagagagagagagagagagagagaatgagtgGAGTTGATAGAGATCTGGGAACATGCCAGTTTCGCTTTAAGACTGTGACTAATAACTTGACTTACCAAGGAAAAGCTCTGTTGTATCCATTCATCGTGTGTTGATGGATGATTGTTGATTCTAAACTATGATCTGGTCTAGTTTGCATTTGCACTCACCCTAACCTGATGGGTCATGTTTGGCATGCAGGACTAAGGAAAGCTGACAACAATATCCACTTCCTTTTGGTTTTCAGTTACAAAGGTACTCTCTTATGAACATGGATTCTGCACAAAATGAGTTCAACAAACGCGCTCGATTGTTTGAAGACCGTCAAAAAGAAGAGACGAGGGTCACTCATCCATTGATCCCTAAATCTAATGCACCCCTGAATGAAGGGTATGAGGGTTCTACCACCACCCAGAGCTTGTTCACTGATTCTAAACCTGAAGAGACTCCGAAAATACCTAAGAAGAgaggaaggaagaagaagaatcctAATCCCGGTAAGTATCAGAGACAAAACTCTTGCTTCTGTTCATAAAGATTCATATTTGGCTTGGTGGCGTGCAGAGGAAATAAACTCGTCGACTCCGGAGAACAGCTCAAAGTTCTACAAGAGTGCTTCTGATAGAAAGAGAACTGTAACTGctgaggaaagagagagagccaTCAGTGCAGCCAAAACGTACGAGCCGACCAATCCTTTCTTTAGAGTTGTTCTGCGACCATCGTATCTGTACAGAGGCTGCATCATGGTATGTGGACATGTTTCTCATGTAATAAAGGCATAAAACTTCAACCGTATGtgacctgttttttttttgtttaattatttacagtACTTGCCTTCTGGGTTTGCTGAGAAGTACCTGAGCGGGATAGCTGGTTTCATCAAGCTTCAGCTCGGGGAGAAACAATGGCCAGTGAGGTGCCTTTACAAAGCAGGGAGGGCCAAGTTTAGCCAAGGATGGTATGAGTTCACACTCGAGAATAATATAGGTGAAGGAGATGTTTGTGTGTTCGAGCTTCTCAGAACTCGAGATTTCGTTCTGAAAGTCACCGCCTTTCGCGTCACTCAGTACGTGTGACACTACAACAAAGCAATCTGGTTTGCCAAAGTTCAGTTTCATGTAGGGCCCTTTTAATtagtttctttctctctctctctcttgcatTTGTTGGAGAATCAGTCTGGTTCTATGGGTTTTAGATGTGTTCTGAGTGAAATTTCAGATTCCTATGTTTGTTGTTGATAAGTATTTGAAGTTTGGTGCAAAAACTGTGTGTTTGAGTGGCAGTTAGGGTCAATAGTAGCGTTGTAATTACATGTATTGGACTGGTCAGTGAATCAGGAGAATGATGTTTATGTGAATGTTGATTATGAATTTATGACTGGTTTAAGggc
It encodes the following:
- the LOC125608929 gene encoding B3 domain-containing protein REM19-like; this translates as MNMDSAQNEFNKRARLFEDRQKEETRVTHPLIPKSNAPLNEGYEGSTTTQSLFTDSKPEETPKIPKKRGRKKKNPNPEEINSSTPENSSKFYKSASDRKRTVTAEERERAISAAKTYEPTNPFFRVVLRPSYLYRGCIMYLPSGFAEKYLSGIAGFIKLQLGEKQWPVRCLYKAGRAKFSQGWYEFTLENNIGEGDVCVFELLRTRDFVLKVTAFRVTQYV